The Desulfonatronospira thiodismutans ASO3-1 region TTCTTTGCAGGACCTTGTTTCTGATTTTGACCTTTTTGAGAATTGGAGTGCGCTCCTGATCAAAAAGGTGCGAGCGCAAGGGAGGAATGCAGAAGGTATTGTGCAGGGATTCATCCTGCATCATCTGCTGCTGTTCCTTAGCGCTGCCGGCCTGGGGATAGCCGTTGTAGACCAGTTCAAAAAGAAGCTGCAGGGAATCGTGGATGTAATAGCCCTCCTGGGATTCGGTACTGGTCAGGGGCACCATTTCCAGCTCCCGCAGGCTTTCTAAGCTGTAGCCGCTGCGGTAAGCCCCGGACTGCATGGGCACATAACCCAGATCCGGTCTGGCTTCGATGTAAAACAGAAACAACAGCCGGTACATGTAGCGCAGGCATTCCTTAGAGAGCCAGGCCGGGTCCAGGTCTTCATCTCCGGAAAAAAGTCGCTGGTGCAGCTTGTGACGCAAATACCAGACCGCTTCATTGCCCAGCAGCTCAATACATTCGCGCAGGGCATACTTGAGGTCTTCGGACACGGCATAGGCGTGCTTGTGGGAGTTTTCCTCCAGGGTGTCCAACAGGGGGATGCCGTCCCGGGGGCAGACACTTTCCCTATGTAAAAGAGCAGCCATGGCCTTGAGGGTGGAATCCTCTCTGCGGCCCAGAATATCGTTTAAGTCAAAACGCAGCAGGCGTTTCTGGGGCCATTTGGCCCTGTCCAGCAGCAATATCTGGGAAGTGCCGGCCAGAATCACCCATCGCGGCGGTTCCTCCCTGGCAAAAACTGACTTGGTAAGCAGGGTCTGCCAGTCCAGGTCTGAACAGGCGGCATCATTTTCATTTGAGGACAGTGTGTCATGGGTATCAGGGGAATGCTTGTCCCTGTCTTCTGGGGTGGAAGATATCCAGGCTGCCCCTGGTCTGGATTCACAGGGCCGGGAGTTATGGTCATTGGAAGGAGAGCAAAACTGGCCGGGTAGAGGGCTCAGTTCCAGAGGGTCCACTTCTTCCCGGCCGAATTCATCCATAACAGGCAGTATCCACAGCTCCGGGGCACCGGAACCCTTCTGGATCTCCCCGGCTATGGGAAACTGCCTGCCTCCGGGGCCTTCGCCTGTCCCGGGCTCAAAGGGATAACCCAGGGCGGATATGAGCTTTTCAAGAAACTCTTCCTGGATGAGCTGCCTGGCACCAGGATCTTTTGCCTGGAACAGATCGTTTCGCAGGCGGAAGTAATCACGGGACAGGCCGCTGATGATCGATGCCGGCGTGGGGATCTTTTCTTCCTTTTGCCTGCGGTTCCACTCCTTGAACAGATCCTTCAGGTCATTCTCCAGAATGGCTGTGAGATAGTGGTGCGTGTAAAATTCATTTTCGTTGCTTATGCCGGTCAGGTCGAGGGGCATAGGTTGTGTCCTTTGTCTGGAGGGCAGGATTCATTAGTTTTCATCCGGAAACGGTTCTTTTTCCCTTTGGCGGCGTCAATCTGCACAATTATTCGTCAACGTATTAAGATACGCCTCCTCATAATTGCTTGATTTCCTTGCCAAAATAAAAAAACTCCTCGTTTCCGGAAAGAAAACCATCAGTTTCAGCATCCGGAAATAAAAAATTTCCGGATGGAAACTCATTACCTGCTGTTTCATCCCTGCAATACCGCCGCTACTTTGATGCTGGAATGCTCTTCGGTGGTCATGGTGTCCTCAATCCATTCCATGTATTCGGCAAACAGATTTTCCACCTCCCGCATACGCTCGTCCCTGCGCCTGGACTTTACATTCTCGGGCATGTATTTCTCATCAAAATAAAGCTGTATTTCGCGTCTGTGCCTGCCCTTCAACTGTTCCAGCTTTTCCAGGTGAGCATTGAGCTGAGGATTGACCCGGTTTTCAAATTCTCTGCGCACTTCGTTCATCCATTTCATGGCTTTCTGGACTACATCCGGCAGCATCTCTTCAGCCTGGCGGCTGACCTTCATGTTGCCGGGGTTGGAAAAGGTGCTGCTTCCAAGGCCGGTGCGCTCCAGAATTTTTTCTAAGGGCTCCATCCCCTTGAAGGCCCGGCCGGACACAGTGACCCCGAACCAGTTCTGAATAAGGGGCTGTCCCTTGCGGTTGGGAATGATTCCCGTGAGAATGTATATTATTTCCTCCGGCTTTAGAGAAGGCAGGGTAAGCACGGGAGCTTCGTTGCGTCCGAAACTGGTCTGTACCCGGTCATTGAGCCATTGCAGGACCGGATGGAGTGGCCACAGGTAGTGAAGCTCAGGCCAGGCCTGCTCATCCTTGCGGCAGCGTCTGATCTCCTCCTGCATGGTGTCTTTGTCGTCTGTAAACTTGAGTCGTCCGTTGCGGGGCTGGATTTCCCGGGGCAGAAATGCGAAACGGTGCAGGAGGTCCCCGGGCACATTCATATCCAGCACCCTCAGGCTCTCGTCAATATCCGGTGAAAGGTCATTGTCCTGATCCAGCCGGTTCAGGCCCAGGCGAACATATTCAAAATCATCTGCAAAAAGGGCAGGCATTTGTCCCAGGCGCTGCCGGGCTGATGTATCACTGCTTTTCTCCTGGCCCTCTTCCAGAAAGGCCAGCAGATCCAGCGGGCCGTCCTGTGGGGCGGACAGGTCCCGGGCGGCAAAATCATCCGGGGAGAGCCCCTGTTCTAAGGCTCCAGCAGTTCTGGCTTCTTCTGCCTCCACATCATAGACGCCCATGAGGGCCGAAGGATCCCCGATATTTTTAATGGCTTCTTCATCCTTGCTGATTAAAAGCTCCAGGATGCGCATATCCCCGTGGATTTTGGGCTCCCGGCTCTGGATGGCCAGGTAACTGATCAATGGAGTCCTCTCCTGGCCATAGCGGTCTATGCGGCCGTTTCGCTGCTGAAAGACCATCAGGGACCAGGGGATGTCAAAGTGGATAAGGCGGTGACACAGGTAGTGCAGGTTGATCCCTTCGGAAGCCACATCCGAGGCGATAAGCAGACGCAGGGGCGATTCGTCCCGGCCGAAATCCTCCACCACCCGCTGCTGTTCAATGTCCGAGAGACCACCGTGCAGTCGTTCCACATGCCTGTCCTTGAGTCCAAGTGCCGGTGGCAGATGTCGATATAAAAACTCTAAGGTGGCAATGCGCTCGGTAAAGATGACTAACCTGTCCAGTGGATCTTTGCCGGTCCAGTGCAGTTCGCTGGAGGGACTGCTGAGCAGGTCCACCAGTTTTTGAAAACGGCTGAAACTCTCAGAAGTTATCTCTGCCACTGCACTTCGCAATTCCTTTAGAGACTGCACATCCCCGACATAGTCTGCCTGAGGTTCTCTTTGCAGTTGACGCAGCCTGGCATCAATGGTCTCCAAGCAGGCTGCAGGACTGGAGAACAGGGCCTTTTCCAGGGTGGTCTGAAACAGTTGGCCTCCGGTGCGCTTGTTGTTCAGGCTATGCAGGTTGAGTCCGGCCAGGCCTGCAAAGGCTCTTTCCTCCTGCTCAGTGGCCGGGATATGGCAGGTGCTGATGCGCCTTTCCTGAAATGAGCCCTTGACCTGATGCTGGATATCCTTTTTAAAACGGCGGATAAACAGGCCCTTTATGTCATCAGGTCCATAATCGTCCTGGTTGGCAATGGCTGTTGGGTCCAGCATGTTCATAAGGCTGGCGAAACTTCTGGCCCGGCCGTCATGGGGTGTGGCCGAGAGCATAATCAGAGAATCCGACTGCCTGGACAAGAGCCTGGCCAGACGCGCCCGCTGGGTGCGTCCATGTCCTCTTTCGGCCACGTTGTGAGCTTCATCTATGACAATCACATCCCAGGTCGCCTTTTCCAGATGCACCCTGAACTCATTGTCCTGCTTCAGGGTGTCCATGGAGATGATGGATTTATCAAAATAATAGAAAGGGTTATGATTGGTGGGAATCCTGGAACGTACCCGCTGCAGCCCTATGGAGTCCAGCCTGGTCAGGGGTATGGTAAACCTGGTCCAGAGCTCTTTTTGAAACTGGGTGAGCATGCTCTTCATGGTCACCACCAGGATGCGCTTGCCTCTTCCCCGGCGTATGAGTTCGCTCAGAAGCACCCCTGCTTCCAGGGTCTTGCCCAGTCCCACGGAATCGGCAATAAGAATGCGCTGTCTGGGCTTTTCCAGAGCCTGCAGGGCTGGATCCAGCTGGTACGGAACAAAATCCATGGCCGCCTGATGGCCTGTGTAAAGTCTGGAATCAGTAGGAGGTGTCTGGCGCAGCAGGCTTTCAAGATAGAGCAGGCTGTCCTGGTATTGGTTGGAAGAATCAGCAACAAGCCTGGTTCGGGCCGGGTCCAGGCTTTTGACAGGACTGTGCAGGGCCTCCAGATCTGTAAGGAATGTGGCTTCCCTGTCCCGGACCAGTTCAGACAGGCCGACACAGGTCAGGGCCTGTCCCCCTGTGGATGCACGGTCCACCCGTCTCACTAACCACTCAGCGTCCCGAACCAGCACCCTGGATCCCGGAGCCAGGGTCGAGGCGGATTTTTGAGACATTTTCAAGCCTTGCAGGTCAAAATTTTGCGGGAATAAGTAACTTGCGCCCTGGAGGTCCAGGCCGGATCTGCAGATACAAAACCCGGGGATAATGGCTCAAGATATAACCCTTGAACATTACATAGAAATTTAAGTACCGCATACCTCAAGGCGGACTAAAGGTCAACGAACAGACTCAAGTGCAGTATCTTTTTTTCACCACTCCCCGTCACGCACCTCCCGCACCAGGCGCAGGACTGCATGGTCGGGCATGTTTTTCAGTTTTTTTATAAGTTCGGCAAAGAGCTCGGGGCGGCTGCGGATGACTTCCTGGACCTCGGAGGAGACCTTGCCGGCCAGGACCAGGCAGGGTAAGACGGCCATGACAACACGCCTGAATCATTTGCATATGTGCTGCTCATAAATGATCCTTAATCGATATGGTTGACAATCATCTGGTATCATATATAATACCTGAATGAACCTGAATCAAATCGTCATTGACACCAATGTGATAGTTTCGTCCTTGAAATCAAGGCGTGGAGCTTCGTTCAGACTGATATCCCTGATCGGCTCCGGCCGGTTTGAAATCAATCTGTCGGTTCCCGTGATCATGGAATACGAGGATGTGCTTACCAGGAATCAGGACCAGCTCGTGTTTTCCAGGGCGGACATTGAAAATTTTCTCGACTACCTTTGCAGCCAGGCCAGGCACCATGATATTTATTTTCTGTGGCGGCCGGTTCTCAAAGATCCAGGTGACGACATGATCCTGGAACTGGCCGTCACCTCAAATTCTGACTGCATTGTCACCTTCAACAAGCAGGATTTTGCCCAAGCATCAAAATTCAGCATTTATACAGCAACCCCAAAAGAATATTTAAAGTCAAGGAGGATGATATGAGTACCCTGAGTATCCGTCTGCCGGATTCCCTCCATGAACGTCTCAAACAGATGGCCGAAAAAGAAGGAGTCTCCATGAACCAGTTCATAGCTTTGGCCTTGTCGGAAAAGATCTCGGCCCTGCACACCCTGGATTATCTCAAAGAACGTGCAGCCAGGGGCGAGCGCCGGGAGTTCGAAGCCATTCTGTCCAGGGTGCCGGATGTGGAGCCGGAAGAACAGGACAGGCTTTAGGATTCACCCCGGATCTCTTGCCCCCTGCCGGGGCCATCCTGGATTCCAGTTCACCTTGAGAATGCTTATGTATTGGACAAAACACCCCTGTCACACCAACCACGCTGGAGGAGGTGCATCAACATGCAAAAGAAGCATACATTGATCATAGACGAAAATAAGCCCGGTGGCATTGTTTCTGTCCTTTTTATATCAAACTAAACCGGCTGAGGCCCTTTTGCCTGAACCCCTTTACTTGCTCCTCCTAGGCCTGCAAAGCCTGGTTGATCACGTTCTGCGAAAGCTGAATATTTATTGTATATTCGCTTAGCATTTGTTATGTATCCTCAAAACGGCTTTCCAGGACTTTGAACATCTTTTTCATATTGCCCCCCTGCCCTGTTTGACCAACAAAAATACGGCTATACTCGGGCATTGAAAATCCATAATGTACTGCCTGCCAACTCCATCCCTGGCCTTCCCAGGTCTAAGCTGGTTACTCCAGTCCCAGATAAACTCTCGGGCCATGTCCCAGGTAACAAGGGCTTGTTTGTTACCTGGTTTCCATCCGGAAATTCTTTATTTCCGGATGCTGAAACTGATGGTTTTCTTTCCGGAAACGAGGAGTTTTTCTTTTGGCAAGGAAATCAAGCAATTATGAGGAGGCGTATCTTAATACGTTGACGAATAATTGTGCAGATTGACGCCGCCAAAGGGAAAAAGAACCGTTTCCGGATGAAAACTACCTGGGACAAAGTTTACTATATGCGCTTTTTACAGAGAGTTTATAGCGTGCAGCGCAGCTGCACGCTATGGAGCAACAATGCTCTTTTGGGCCGGCAACATAGGCCCGTGGGAAAACAAATAAACAAGGCAGGCAATGAGTGGGCAGGCTGTCAAAAGATCTGGGACAACAATATATGGCAGGCACTGCAATGTGAAACGGAATGGTACGATGAAGCAAAGCGCAGACTTGACTGACAACAATCCCCGTGCAAAAAGTTCCATCCATTATCCCGAATTATCACTGAACAGGCCAACCCAATGAAAATTACTGAGAACCTGTCCATAAAAGAATCGGAAATAGATCTCCAGGCGGTCCGGGCCAGCGGCCCCGGCGGCCAGAAAGTCAACAAAACGGCTTCAGCGGTTCAGCTGTTTTTTGATATCAAGGCCTCTTCATTGCCGCAAATCTACAAGGAAAGGCTTCTGAACCTGAACGATCAGCGCATTACCCGGGATGGAGTTATTGTCATAAGGGCCGAAAGGAGCAGATCCCAGGCAAAAAACAAAAAAGAGGCCCTAAAAAAGCTACAACTGCTTATCCAGCAAGCCACTGTCGAGCCTGAGCCCCGAAAACCAACACGTCCCTCCAGGTCGGCCAAGCAAAGACGTCTGGCGGAAAAGGCCAGAAGAAGCCGGATCAAAGAGATGAGAAAGCCTGTTCATCAGGAATAAAGATACCTGATGCAGGCGTAGCACACCCCCTGTCGTGGGCATGAATTCCCAAGGTTAATTTGCACCATGCGAGTTTACAGAGTATTGCGCCATACCGCATCAATTTTATCGGATCAAGTGGCCAAAGTTGGAAGAAGCAGTAAGGATTATATGTGGCCGTAATGATTTTGCGTTTCATGATTCACTTGCAGACTGTTATGCCGTACTTGAAATTTTGAAGATTATGGGTAATGATGGGGACACATACAAAGGCCAAAGATGGTCAGTGACTTACTCCTCAGACCCTGTCACAAAAAACAAGAAAAATTTGAACCGCAAAGCCGCTAAGTACGCAAAGTTAAAGACGCGAAGCAGGGGTATTGTCCAAAACCGGGACACGGTTTTGGACAAGGCTGCCTTTTCATTTGCCGCCTGCCCCGTTAAACGCGAAGCCTGTTTAACCGGGGTACACCCGGCAAATGAAAAAAAACCTTCCTGCCTTCCTTTGCGACCTTTGCGTCTTGAGTGAGTCTTCGAACGGGCGGTTAAGGTTTCTTTATTTCTTGGGTTGCGGGCGTAGTCCGCGTTAGATTATTTCGACAAACTGTATGCATAAGTTCTGGAGAAAAGACCATCACATATAGCATAGCATGAAACTAACCAAGGAGAATTATTAAATGGAAGATCACGTCAAACAAGCTCTGGAAATCGTGAAGGCCCAGGCCAGTGTACGGAACATGACAGAAGAAGAAATCAACTCCATGATTAAATCCCTGTCCGAGGGCATACAAAAGGCTTCACAAGAGGTAGCCGAGCCACAGGCCGAACAGGAGCAGCAACCGGCAACAGATCCCAAAAAGGCTATCCGGGAAAAAAGTATTCTTTGCCTTGAATGTGGCAAGTCTTTCAAGGTTCTTACCAAGAAGCATTTTGCCAAACACGATATGACTACAGAAGAATACAAGGAAAAGTGGGGTTATAAGAAGAATCAATCTCTGGTGTGCAAATCCCTGGCCCGGGAGCGTAAGAAAAAAATGCAGGAGATGGAACTGTGGAAGAAGAGGGAAATGAAGCCGAAGGGTAAAATTTTGGGGTAGAGAAATCTATGGCCAAAAACAAGAAGAAAAAGATTCTGGAAGCTGCCGCAGATCTGTTTGCATCCCATGGCTTTGACAATACGACCACCATGCAGATCGCCAAGGGGGCCAGTGTCACTGAGCCCCTTCTCTATTATCATTTCAAGGGCAAAGAAGACATTTTCTCCACCATCATAGAAGAGGTATTTCAGAAATACTCTGAACTTCTCAGCGAATTACCCAAGGATACCGAAACAGAGTTTGAAAAGATCGCCAACCTCATCAGGCTTCATTCGCGAATAGCTGAAGATCATCCCCAAAGTGCCAGGCTGTTTCTTTCCAACTGCCCGAGTAAACTGATGCATGAGCAGCATACCTGCCGGGATATCCTGGAAAAACAACAGCAGATGGTGTCGTCCTATATCCAGGACTGCCTGGAAGCCGGCAATGCTAAAAAAGAGTTTGACGCCCACCCTGTGGAGCACATGACCCTTATTTTATTATGTCTGTTCAACGAGTTCATGCGCATGAAAACCACGAGTGAGAAGAGATACCAGCCCGACATGCAGGCTACAATAGAACTCTGCCGGCGAGCTCTGGTGGGATCTCATTCATAGCTGCTGCACCATTAAATACCGTTTGTAGTCTGCACCTAAGGGCTTGAGGACTATGGCACGTTATGTCCTCAATTGACTGGTACTCAAAAACATGCAACTTGAATATAGTGAATATTCGCCGGAGGAAATGAATGGCCCCTTTGGTGCTTCGTTTTGAGGGCTTAAAATTCTTTTTTTATTCAAACTTCTGCTTGGGCAGGGAGATTTGACCTTGAGACTTTGAAAGGATTATTTGATGGGAGGCTGGGACTACCTTAAATACCACAGCCAAACTCTACTCTCTGGCCGGAATACAAGAATCTTTCAGCGTATCTGTTTAGCGCTTTGCATGTGGCATGGGGACTGGCTCTTCCGGGACCCACTTGTCCCAAAAAATGAGATATTTTAAGCACAAAATGATGCTCAAGTGGGTCCCGGAGTGCCTGTCCCCTGCTTTCCTTAAAAGCGCTAAACAGATACCTTTCAGCCGGGAATATAACAGCAAATTTGTGCGGAATGTGGCTGTGGTGGCGTCGGGGAAAGTTTTTAGCGGTGGAGCGCGGGGAAGGAAAAATATTGGAAAGAATTGCACGAATCGCGTCCGGCGCGAAACGTGCAAAACAGGACGGGCATGGGCGTAAGTTTACACAACGCGTCCGGCGCGAAGTGTGAACTTAGAACGGCAGTTTGATATGGAGACGATGCCAGCAGGTAACGAACAGCGTGTATTTCGGGCCAGGTATAAGATCGATACACCTGGTCTGATTTCGCATATTACCCAGCGGGCAGCAGGCAAAGAGCCTTTATTTCTGGATGACAGAGATTATCTGACTATGCTGGGGCTCTTCAAGGAAAGCTCGGAAAAGTTCAGTCTTGATTATTATGCCTTGTGTCTCATGCCCAACCACACACACGCTCTTTTAAAGCCAAAGGAAAGGAATCTGGCCGTGGCCATGCGCTCAATATTTTCCAGGTACGCAGCCAAATTCAACCGCAGGTACGAACGTCGTGGACATCTTTTTGGGGGTCGCTATCGTCAGTCCGTGTGCCTTGACGACACTTACCTGTTGACCGCATCGGTTTACATACATCTAAATCCTGTCCGCGCCGGTCTGGTAGACGATGCACTTCAGTACAGGTGGACTTCAAGTGCTCTTTACTGCCAGGATAATCCCAAGGAATCCTTTATTGACCCGGGACCGATTCTTGAACTGGTGGATGATGACGGACAAAAGGCCCGCAGGAAATACCGGCGTATTCTGAAGAAAGCCAGGGGAGAGGAGCCTGAGAACGCCCTGGAGCACCAGGGGGCCATTGAAAGATTCTGTATTCGCCTTTCAGAGATTTTTCCTGGTTTGTTCAAAAGGCTTGGCGGGAAAAAAGATGCAGGTCAGGACCATACGCCTTCTTTGCTTGAACTGACCGAACTGGAGCAAAGGCTGCAGGACCTTGGCAATGCCCGTGCCCGCAACGAGGAAAGCAAAATGGTCAGGAAATATATTGTGGAACAGCTTATTGCCCGGGGTTACAAAAAGACTGAGATCGCTGAGAAGCTGGGGATATCGCTCAGGAATGTTTATTATATCCTTAACTCATAGAGGGGCTGAGCTGAATAAATTGCACGAAACGCGTCCGGCGCGAAACGTGCAAAAACAGCTCAAGGCCGCCAGTTGTGCTGCATGCTGCC contains the following coding sequences:
- a CDS encoding helicase-related protein; protein product: MSQKSASTLAPGSRVLVRDAEWLVRRVDRASTGGQALTCVGLSELVRDREATFLTDLEALHSPVKSLDPARTRLVADSSNQYQDSLLYLESLLRQTPPTDSRLYTGHQAAMDFVPYQLDPALQALEKPRQRILIADSVGLGKTLEAGVLLSELIRRGRGKRILVVTMKSMLTQFQKELWTRFTIPLTRLDSIGLQRVRSRIPTNHNPFYYFDKSIISMDTLKQDNEFRVHLEKATWDVIVIDEAHNVAERGHGRTQRARLARLLSRQSDSLIMLSATPHDGRARSFASLMNMLDPTAIANQDDYGPDDIKGLFIRRFKKDIQHQVKGSFQERRISTCHIPATEQEERAFAGLAGLNLHSLNNKRTGGQLFQTTLEKALFSSPAACLETIDARLRQLQREPQADYVGDVQSLKELRSAVAEITSESFSRFQKLVDLLSSPSSELHWTGKDPLDRLVIFTERIATLEFLYRHLPPALGLKDRHVERLHGGLSDIEQQRVVEDFGRDESPLRLLIASDVASEGINLHYLCHRLIHFDIPWSLMVFQQRNGRIDRYGQERTPLISYLAIQSREPKIHGDMRILELLISKDEEAIKNIGDPSALMGVYDVEAEEARTAGALEQGLSPDDFAARDLSAPQDGPLDLLAFLEEGQEKSSDTSARQRLGQMPALFADDFEYVRLGLNRLDQDNDLSPDIDESLRVLDMNVPGDLLHRFAFLPREIQPRNGRLKFTDDKDTMQEEIRRCRKDEQAWPELHYLWPLHPVLQWLNDRVQTSFGRNEAPVLTLPSLKPEEIIYILTGIIPNRKGQPLIQNWFGVTVSGRAFKGMEPLEKILERTGLGSSTFSNPGNMKVSRQAEEMLPDVVQKAMKWMNEVRREFENRVNPQLNAHLEKLEQLKGRHRREIQLYFDEKYMPENVKSRRRDERMREVENLFAEYMEWIEDTMTTEEHSSIKVAAVLQG
- a CDS encoding putative toxin-antitoxin system toxin component, PIN family — protein: MNLNQIVIDTNVIVSSLKSRRGASFRLISLIGSGRFEINLSVPVIMEYEDVLTRNQDQLVFSRADIENFLDYLCSQARHHDIYFLWRPVLKDPGDDMILELAVTSNSDCIVTFNKQDFAQASKFSIYTATPKEYLKSRRMI
- a CDS encoding YlcI/YnfO family protein gives rise to the protein MSTLSIRLPDSLHERLKQMAEKEGVSMNQFIALALSEKISALHTLDYLKERAARGERREFEAILSRVPDVEPEEQDRL
- the arfB gene encoding alternative ribosome rescue aminoacyl-tRNA hydrolase ArfB, producing the protein MKITENLSIKESEIDLQAVRASGPGGQKVNKTASAVQLFFDIKASSLPQIYKERLLNLNDQRITRDGVIVIRAERSRSQAKNKKEALKKLQLLIQQATVEPEPRKPTRPSRSAKQRRLAEKARRSRIKEMRKPVHQE
- a CDS encoding MucR family transcriptional regulator gives rise to the protein MEDHVKQALEIVKAQASVRNMTEEEINSMIKSLSEGIQKASQEVAEPQAEQEQQPATDPKKAIREKSILCLECGKSFKVLTKKHFAKHDMTTEEYKEKWGYKKNQSLVCKSLARERKKKMQEMELWKKREMKPKGKILG
- a CDS encoding TetR/AcrR family transcriptional regulator — translated: MAKNKKKKILEAAADLFASHGFDNTTTMQIAKGASVTEPLLYYHFKGKEDIFSTIIEEVFQKYSELLSELPKDTETEFEKIANLIRLHSRIAEDHPQSARLFLSNCPSKLMHEQHTCRDILEKQQQMVSSYIQDCLEAGNAKKEFDAHPVEHMTLILLCLFNEFMRMKTTSEKRYQPDMQATIELCRRALVGSHS
- a CDS encoding transposase → METMPAGNEQRVFRARYKIDTPGLISHITQRAAGKEPLFLDDRDYLTMLGLFKESSEKFSLDYYALCLMPNHTHALLKPKERNLAVAMRSIFSRYAAKFNRRYERRGHLFGGRYRQSVCLDDTYLLTASVYIHLNPVRAGLVDDALQYRWTSSALYCQDNPKESFIDPGPILELVDDDGQKARRKYRRILKKARGEEPENALEHQGAIERFCIRLSEIFPGLFKRLGGKKDAGQDHTPSLLELTELEQRLQDLGNARARNEESKMVRKYIVEQLIARGYKKTEIAEKLGISLRNVYYILNS